TGGTTTCAGGGTATGCTTCAGCGAGCTTATCCATCTTTCGGTATATTCCTCATACTCGTCTTCCGTGCGTCTTGAAAAGCTTGTTCCGTTGTAGCATTTCCGCATATTGTAGGGCGGGTCTGCGATTAGAAGGTCAACAAAAGCCTCTGGCAGAAAACTGCTTGCATCAAAAATGTTCTGATGAAATGTTTTTCCGTTCAGGTCATCTTTATCAGCGGGTCTGCTGAGCATTTCAACCCGCTCATAGAGCTTTTTCTGCTCTCCGAGGTCAAGGATTATCGTCTTGTTTTTCGCTGAGCTCAGATTGTCCTCCTGATTTTGTTTGATCTTTCTCTGGAAGCAGGGCTTCTACGAATTTACGCCTCGATCTTCTGCTTTGCCCGTAAGCCAGCAGCAGAAGTATAAAGGCAATTCCGAGTCCGGAGTAGAAGCCGAACATTATACACTCCTTGGTATAATAGCCAAGCATTGCCTGAAGCTGTCCGGGTTGGTAGCTTATCTCGCTTGAGTCAGTTACGGTGATGTAAAGCAGAGCGTCTTCAGTGTTTACAGAAGCGACCCTCTGTTCAATCATATTATGACTGAGATAAAGAATCGGAATCAGGAGGATGATTGAAACACCGAGTATCCAGAAGGCAATTTTTTCCTGCAAGTGCGTTCGCACGTGATCAAGCACAGCCTCGAGCTCTTTAGTGCCGAGCTCTTCGGTTTTATAGCCCCTTTTTGCCAGATATTTCTTTGCATCGTTGGTATATGGATGGTTTTTTTTCTTTTTAGCTGTGATAGTAGTTCCCTTTCTGCAGGTAATTTTGTACGTAGTCTCTTACAGCCTCTTCGAATTCGGTGATATCATTGCTGCAGCCGGCATCTCTGAGTTTTTTCATATCTGCTTTAGTGTAATACTGATACTTGCCTTTTAGATTCTCCGGCATATCAATGTATTCAATTTCAGGCTCTTTGTTCATTGAAGCAAACACGGCCTTTGCGAGCCTGTTCCAGCTCTTTGTCTCGCCTGTGCCTGCATTGAATATCCCGCAGACATCCCTTCGCTCCAGAGCAAAGAGTGTCATATCAGTTATATCTTTTACGTAAACAAAATCTCTGAGCTGCTCGCCGTGGCCGTAATCGGGGTTCTCGCTTTTGAAGAGCCGAACCCTCCCTGTATCCCTGATCTGTTCAAACGCCTTAAGGACGAAGCTCTGCATAGAGCCCTTATGGTATTCGTTTGGGCCGAAAACGTTAAAATATTTGAATCCTGCTGCAAAATTCAGTGCTCCGCAGGCAAGTGCCCATTTATCGAATAAATGCTTTGAAAAACCGTACATATTCAGCGGTTCAAGGGAATTAATAATGCTGTGTTCATCGCTGAAGCCGTTTTCTCCATTTCCGTAAGTGGCTGCGCTGGATGCATATACAAACCGTGCAGCATTTTCTAAAGCCCATTTGCAAAGTATTTTGCTGTATTCGAAATTGTTCTTTATCAAATAGGTGCAGTCTGTCTCTGTGGTGCTCGAGCAGGCTCCCATATGCAAAATTGCTGATATGTTTTTCTTCAGCGAAACATCATCATCCAGAAGAAGGCTTAGAAAATCGTCCTTTTCGAGGTAGTCTTTTATTTTGAGGCGTCTGAGGTTTTTCCATTTCTCATCACTGCCTAATTCATCCACAGCTAAAATATCCTCAACGCCCCGTTTGTTGAGCTCTGCTATAAGGCAGGAACCTATAAACCCTGCCGCACCTGTTACTGCTATCATTTTTACAATCCTTTTAGAAAGACATATGATTGGCTATTATCCGTAAGAAGAGTGTTGTTTCAAGAATTAAAGGTTAGTTTGCAAAGAAGATTTGCCGATTTTTGTTTTTTGTTTGCCCTGCATTAAATTAACAGGCGTATAGTTTCTTGTATTGATTTTGTTTGAATGAACTTAGCAATTAGTTATAATTCCGCAACGGTTTACCTCGTTAAAATTGAAAGGTTGCTATTATGTCAGAGAAAATAAACAGGGACGATGTGAAGGTCGTTAGGGAGCTCGTTAAAATGATGAAAACAAACGAGCTTGTAGAAATAAAACTAAAAGACGAAGAGAAAACTATCCATCTGCGAAGGCCGGAGCCTCAGTCCGAGAAGATCGTGCAGCAAATGCCTGCGCAGTTTGTGAACCCTGCCCAAGGGACACCTCAGACGACGCCTCAGCCCGCTCCTTCCCAGCAAGAACAGGTCAGCGCAGGGCAGACAGAGCAGGATGATTCCGGAATGGATGCTGTTTCAAGCCCGATTGTGGGAACTTTTTACACAGCGCCCACCCCGGAGGCGGAGCCCTTCGTTAAGATTGGCGACAGGGTAACCCCCGAAACCGTAGTATGTATCGTTGAGGCGATGAAGGTGATGAATGAAATCAAGGCGGAAACTTCAGGGGTTATAGAGAAGGTTCTTGTATCCAACGGCGAATCAGTTGAGTACGGACAGGAGCTGTTTAAGGTTAAACCCGACTAAGAAGGGCTTTCGATATGTTTTCAAGAATTTTGATTGCAAACAGGGGCGAGGTCGCCCTGAGGGTAATTCGTGCCTGTAAAGAGCTTGGCATAGAATCGGTAGCTGTGTTTTCTGAGGCCGACAGAAACGCCTCCTACGTAAAATTTGCAGATCATGCGGTCTGCATCGGCCCTGCCCAGCCTGCAAAGAGCTATCTGAACGTGCAGGCTATTATAAGCGCGGCGGAAATCACAGATGTTGATGCTATCCATCCGGGCTACGGCTTTCTTGCAGAGAACGCAGAGTTTGCAGAAATCTGCGCAGATTGCGGGATTACATTTATCGGCCCTTCGCCGGAATCGATGAAACAGCTCGGGGATAAGGTTAAGGCAAGGGAGATTGCTCTGAACGCCGAAGTGCCGGTTGTTCCGGGTTCTGATGGAGCGATTGAATCTGAAGCGCAGGCTTTCGAGCTTGCAAGAGAGATTGGATTTCCAGTAATCGTTAAGGCCTCAGCAGGCGGAGGGGGCAGGGGAATGAGGGTTGTCCACAACGACCTTAACCTCAAAAACGCTCTCACAGCTGCCAAGAGCGAGGCAGAGATTGCCTTCAAGAATGATGAGGTGTACATAGAGAAGTTCATTGAACGCCCGCGGCATGTTGAGGTGCAGGCATTGGCAGACACTTACGGAAATGCAGTGCATTTTTACGAAAGAGACTGCTCCGTGCAGAGAAGGCATCAGAAGCTTATAGAAGAAGCTCCCTGTCCGGTTATAATGCCAGAAACAAGGGAGAAACTCTGCGAGGCTGCAAAGAGGCTTCTCAAAGAGGCGAACTATCACAATGCTGCTACGGTTGAATTCCTTCTCGATAAGGATAACAATTTTTACTTTATCGAGGTTAATACAAGAATACAGGTTGAGCATCCCGTCTCTGAGCTCGTTACAGGGCAGGATCTTATCAAGCATCAGATTCTCGTGGCAGCGGGATTGCCGCTTTCTGTTTCGCAGGACGAGATCAAGCTCAATGGCTGCGCTATAGAGTGCAGGATAAATGCAGAGAATCCCGAGATGAACTTCGCTCCCTGCCCAGGTCCTATAGATGATTTTTTTGTGCCGGGCGGATTTGGAGTGCGAGTGGAAACTTTCCTAAAGCAGGGCGATTTTATCTCTCCGAATTACGATTCAATGATTGCCAAGCTCCTCGTTCACCAGCCTGACAGAGAAACTGCACTTGCAACTATGAAACGGGCATTGCAGGAATTTCAGATATCTCCGATTAAAACCACAATACCTGCTTCTCTAAAGATAATTGATCATCCATCATATAGAAACAACCAGATTGACACCGGCTTTCTTGAAAGCGAAATGGAATTTTGATATAGGTTAATAAAAACTGAGCAGCAAATTGCTTAGGCCTGTTTTTAATCGGGTATTATTGACTTGTTAATCAGCGGCTTTATGTTAGAATACCTTCGATTTCTAAGGTTTTCTTTCCCAGATTTTTTACTTTAAAAGGATGGATTGATAATGTCGGAAGTACCTCCAGTCATGCTCTCAGCGATTACCTGCGACAGGGTGATTTTTGACCGGATATCCGGAATGCCGAGCATTATAAATATTGTGCAGGTAGTGAATTCTGTGAACTTTCCCTTGCGTCATTCCGAGCTCGTTTTTTTCTGCGAGCTTACAAATGGCCATGGGCAGACGGAAATTGAGATAGTGCTGGTTGATTTGGAAGAAGACGACAAAATCCTGTTCAACCAGAAAAAGACTGTCGAATTTCGCGATGTAAGACACATACTCACCCTCGCCCTCAAAATGCAGGGCGTAGTTTTCCCTGAGCCCGGCGAATACCGCTTCCAGATTTACGCCAACGGCACTATGCTCGGCGAGAGGAGGATTGTCTGCCGGAAGGTTGAGAAGCCGCCTCAGAAAGATGCAGACGGCGGCGTGAGTTTTTAATTCTAAGACCATTGAAGGTTTGTGAATTCAGAGTGATTATGGCTTTTATGGGCAGCCGCGGTAAGATGTATGCTTAGCTTGTTTGCTCTCTGAAAGGGGAGTTTTTAACGGTATATTTTGATTAACACAATCTTAATTAACAATAAAAATTAAAAGCAGGCTTAAAAGTTAAGGTTTTTTACTTGCCGACTGGAAGTCTTTGCGTTATAGTTATTTGCCGCGTTTGGCTTTGTAGAAGAAAAGATGGCTGATTTTAAGATCATACATTACTGAAGAGGGTCTAATGGATACCGTCACCAAAA
This window of the Sedimentisphaera salicampi genome carries:
- the rfaD gene encoding ADP-glyceromanno-heptose 6-epimerase; this translates as MIAVTGAAGFIGSCLIAELNKRGVEDILAVDELGSDEKWKNLRRLKIKDYLEKDDFLSLLLDDDVSLKKNISAILHMGACSSTTETDCTYLIKNNFEYSKILCKWALENAARFVYASSAATYGNGENGFSDEHSIINSLEPLNMYGFSKHLFDKWALACGALNFAAGFKYFNVFGPNEYHKGSMQSFVLKAFEQIRDTGRVRLFKSENPDYGHGEQLRDFVYVKDITDMTLFALERRDVCGIFNAGTGETKSWNRLAKAVFASMNKEPEIEYIDMPENLKGKYQYYTKADMKKLRDAGCSNDITEFEEAVRDYVQNYLQKGNYYHS
- the accB gene encoding acetyl-CoA carboxylase biotin carboxyl carrier protein, whose translation is MSEKINRDDVKVVRELVKMMKTNELVEIKLKDEEKTIHLRRPEPQSEKIVQQMPAQFVNPAQGTPQTTPQPAPSQQEQVSAGQTEQDDSGMDAVSSPIVGTFYTAPTPEAEPFVKIGDRVTPETVVCIVEAMKVMNEIKAETSGVIEKVLVSNGESVEYGQELFKVKPD
- the accC gene encoding acetyl-CoA carboxylase biotin carboxylase subunit, giving the protein MFSRILIANRGEVALRVIRACKELGIESVAVFSEADRNASYVKFADHAVCIGPAQPAKSYLNVQAIISAAEITDVDAIHPGYGFLAENAEFAEICADCGITFIGPSPESMKQLGDKVKAREIALNAEVPVVPGSDGAIESEAQAFELAREIGFPVIVKASAGGGGRGMRVVHNDLNLKNALTAAKSEAEIAFKNDEVYIEKFIERPRHVEVQALADTYGNAVHFYERDCSVQRRHQKLIEEAPCPVIMPETREKLCEAAKRLLKEANYHNAATVEFLLDKDNNFYFIEVNTRIQVEHPVSELVTGQDLIKHQILVAAGLPLSVSQDEIKLNGCAIECRINAENPEMNFAPCPGPIDDFFVPGGFGVRVETFLKQGDFISPNYDSMIAKLLVHQPDRETALATMKRALQEFQISPIKTTIPASLKIIDHPSYRNNQIDTGFLESEMEF
- a CDS encoding DUF6941 family protein: MSEVPPVMLSAITCDRVIFDRISGMPSIINIVQVVNSVNFPLRHSELVFFCELTNGHGQTEIEIVLVDLEEDDKILFNQKKTVEFRDVRHILTLALKMQGVVFPEPGEYRFQIYANGTMLGERRIVCRKVEKPPQKDADGGVSF